One window of the Archaeoglobus sulfaticallidus PM70-1 genome contains the following:
- the hemL gene encoding glutamate-1-semialdehyde 2,1-aminomutase translates to MDFNLEKSKNLYSHAIDILPGGVSSPVRAVKPQPFYTKYAKGSRIVDVDGNEYIDCCMAYGPLILGHAHPVVREAIERQLEKGWLYGTPVELEIEYGKLIKKLYPSIEMLRFVNSGSEATMSAIRLARGFTGKKKIVKVEGSFHGAHDAVLVKAGSGATTHGVPNSAGVPEEFVANTLQVPYNDAEALADLLEKNEDVACLILEPIMGNSSLILPEEDYLKEVRKITAENDVLLIFDEIITGFRVSIGGAQELYGIKPDITTLGKIAGGGLPCGIFGGRKEIMESISPVGPVYQAGTFSGNPLTLTAGYATVRFLMENEVYNYLKKLTEDIAERVRDAAKVDVGHIASMFCIYFGQKPRNYQDALKLDAEKFKAFFWELLKEGVFFPPSQYETCFLSYSHSESDAEKIAEAVIECLRKL, encoded by the coding sequence TTGGATTTCAATCTGGAAAAGTCCAAAAACCTTTATTCACACGCTATCGATATACTGCCAGGAGGAGTGAGCAGCCCTGTCAGGGCTGTTAAACCCCAGCCTTTCTATACGAAATACGCTAAGGGCTCTAGGATAGTGGATGTTGATGGAAACGAGTACATCGACTGCTGCATGGCGTATGGGCCGCTAATTCTTGGCCACGCACATCCCGTCGTTAGAGAGGCTATAGAGCGGCAGCTTGAGAAGGGCTGGCTTTACGGAACACCGGTAGAGCTTGAGATTGAGTACGGGAAGCTGATAAAGAAGCTGTATCCATCGATAGAGATGCTCAGATTCGTCAACTCTGGTAGTGAGGCTACGATGAGCGCGATAAGGCTTGCAAGAGGATTTACAGGGAAGAAGAAGATCGTGAAGGTTGAGGGAAGTTTCCATGGAGCACACGATGCGGTTCTGGTTAAAGCAGGCAGTGGTGCAACAACCCACGGTGTGCCAAATTCTGCCGGAGTTCCTGAGGAGTTCGTTGCCAATACGCTGCAGGTTCCGTACAACGATGCTGAGGCTCTTGCGGATCTGCTTGAGAAAAATGAGGATGTTGCCTGCTTAATACTCGAACCGATAATGGGAAATTCAAGCCTCATACTGCCGGAAGAGGACTACCTGAAGGAAGTTAGAAAGATAACGGCTGAAAATGATGTTCTCCTGATTTTTGACGAGATAATAACCGGATTCAGGGTATCCATCGGAGGCGCTCAGGAGCTTTACGGTATAAAGCCCGATATAACAACCCTCGGAAAAATCGCTGGTGGAGGGCTGCCATGCGGGATATTCGGCGGAAGAAAGGAGATAATGGAGAGCATATCCCCTGTTGGGCCGGTATATCAGGCTGGAACATTCAGCGGCAACCCGCTCACCCTGACAGCCGGGTATGCTACGGTTAGGTTCCTGATGGAGAATGAGGTCTATAACTATCTGAAAAAGCTCACGGAGGATATTGCCGAGAGGGTCAGGGATGCTGCAAAAGTTGATGTGGGCCACATAGCCTCGATGTTCTGCATATACTTCGGACAGAAGCCCAGGAACTATCAGGATGCACTGAAGCTTGATGCGGAGAAGTTCAAAGCCTTCTTCTGGGAACTCCTCAAAGAGGGTGTATTCTTCCCGCCATCGCAGTACGAGACCTGCTTCCTTTCGTATTCCCACAGTGAGAGCGATGCTGAGAAAATTGCGGAGGCAGTAATCGAATGTCTGAGAAAGTTGTAG
- the hemC gene encoding hydroxymethylbilane synthase — MSEKVVVGTRGSKLALAQTNKVVERLRDQYEVEIRIIKTKGDIMKDKPLYAFKGSGAFVRAIDEALANSEIDIAVHSLKDVPVERVEGTVISAYLERESPYDAFISKDGSRLEEMEYGAVIGTSSLRRAAQLRRFREDLVIKNIRGNLDTRLRKLGDGYDGIIVAEAGLIRLSLDIDYQRLDSESFIPSANQGIIAVATREGEESLVSFMNHENTMLSAIAEREVLKVLGIGCTVPAGILAETDGSSMKVTCEILEPDGKEVLKMSEEFSFDGLKEVIKKARKFAEAVKDGYG, encoded by the coding sequence ATGTCTGAGAAAGTTGTAGTGGGGACAAGGGGGAGCAAGCTCGCTCTGGCTCAGACAAACAAAGTTGTAGAAAGGCTCAGGGATCAGTATGAGGTAGAGATCAGGATCATCAAGACCAAAGGGGACATAATGAAAGATAAGCCACTATATGCGTTCAAGGGCTCCGGGGCTTTTGTAAGGGCGATAGATGAGGCCCTCGCAAACAGTGAGATCGATATTGCAGTTCACAGCCTGAAGGATGTGCCGGTGGAGAGAGTGGAAGGAACTGTTATCTCAGCCTACCTTGAGAGGGAGAGCCCGTACGATGCGTTCATATCCAAGGATGGCAGCAGGCTTGAGGAGATGGAGTATGGAGCCGTCATAGGAACATCAAGCTTGAGAAGAGCCGCACAGCTCAGGAGGTTCAGGGAGGATCTCGTAATTAAGAATATCCGGGGGAATCTGGATACGAGGCTGAGAAAGCTTGGGGATGGATATGATGGCATAATCGTGGCTGAAGCTGGACTGATAAGGCTCAGTCTGGACATAGATTATCAGAGGCTGGATTCCGAGAGCTTCATCCCTTCAGCAAATCAGGGGATAATCGCGGTTGCAACTAGAGAGGGGGAGGAAAGCTTGGTATCCTTCATGAACCACGAGAATACCATGCTATCTGCTATTGCCGAAAGAGAAGTCTTAAAAGTTCTGGGTATTGGATGTACAGTTCCAGCAGGAATTCTCGCCGAAACTGATGGCTCATCCATGAAGGTAACATGCGAAATACTCGAGCCTGATGGAAAAGAGGTTTTGAAGATGTCAGAGGAGTTCAGCTTTGATGGTTTGAAGGAAGTCATCAAAAAGGCACGGAAGTTTGCCGAGGCTGTTAAGGATGGTTACGGCTAA
- the cobA gene encoding uroporphyrinogen-III C-methyltransferase, with amino-acid sequence MVTAKGEVYLIGAGPGDPELLTLKALRLIREADVALIDDLIGDEIKELVRRECKEVIDVGKRAGRHKKTQDEINELLYRYASEGKKVARIKGGDPFVFGRGGEEAEFLAERGIRVKVVPGISSAIAAPPLAGIPLNHRRFSPAVVIMTGRERESREGKERITWDALAKINATIVILMGVSNLERNVRKLIEHGKDPETPVAIIENATMENQRVVEGKLKNIAEIARKKGVKAPAIIIIGDVVGLRETLRDFVSYPDISQTNSPDKDQTDS; translated from the coding sequence ATGGTTACGGCTAAAGGAGAGGTATATCTGATAGGTGCAGGCCCCGGAGATCCGGAGCTTTTAACCCTTAAGGCTTTGAGGCTTATAAGGGAAGCAGATGTGGCCCTCATCGACGACCTCATCGGAGATGAGATAAAGGAACTCGTTAGGAGAGAGTGCAAAGAGGTCATAGATGTTGGCAAGAGGGCTGGAAGGCATAAGAAGACACAGGATGAAATAAATGAGCTCCTTTACAGGTATGCGAGTGAGGGTAAGAAAGTTGCGAGAATTAAAGGTGGAGACCCATTCGTTTTTGGCAGAGGTGGAGAGGAGGCAGAGTTTCTCGCTGAGAGAGGTATCAGGGTCAAAGTAGTTCCCGGCATATCCTCTGCAATAGCAGCTCCACCACTGGCGGGAATACCGCTGAACCACAGGAGGTTCTCTCCGGCAGTGGTCATAATGACGGGAAGGGAAAGGGAGAGCAGGGAAGGCAAGGAAAGGATCACATGGGATGCTCTCGCGAAAATCAACGCGACAATAGTGATTCTGATGGGAGTATCAAATCTGGAGAGGAATGTCCGGAAACTGATAGAGCATGGAAAGGACCCGGAGACTCCTGTGGCGATCATCGAGAACGCGACCATGGAGAATCAGAGAGTTGTGGAGGGAAAATTAAAGAATATAGCCGAGATAGCCAGAAAAAAGGGTGTGAAAGCACCAGCCATAATCATCATAGGGGATGTTGTTGGCCTGAGAGAAACTCTCAGAGATTTCGTCAGCTATCCAGATATTTCGCAAACAAATTCGCCAGATAAAGATCAAACGGATAGTTGA
- a CDS encoding GTP--adenosylcobinamide-phosphate guanylyltransferase — protein MVLKVILAGGKSSRMGREKAVLKVGGKRLIERVLDAVLDTSSDCLVALSRNTPETERFCKQNEIPHIRTPGKGYVEDVVWILKEYGAFISISCDIPFIRKDDIKAIERAFSEDISLTGCISLKKIPKGSSCKIYRDRVLIGINTVSEGEEKFFEFENVLLALNINYPFDLYLANLFAKYLDS, from the coding sequence ATGGTTCTTAAAGTGATTCTTGCTGGAGGAAAATCGAGCAGGATGGGAAGAGAGAAGGCTGTGCTCAAAGTAGGTGGCAAAAGGCTGATTGAAAGGGTGCTTGATGCCGTGCTTGATACCTCCTCAGACTGCCTTGTAGCTTTAAGCAGGAACACTCCCGAAACGGAGAGATTCTGCAAGCAGAATGAGATACCCCACATCAGAACTCCCGGAAAGGGTTATGTCGAGGATGTCGTGTGGATTCTGAAGGAGTATGGAGCTTTCATCAGCATTTCATGTGATATTCCATTCATCAGGAAGGATGACATAAAAGCAATAGAGAGAGCCTTCTCGGAAGACATCAGCCTCACCGGATGCATAAGCTTGAAAAAGATTCCAAAGGGTTCTTCATGCAAAATATATAGAGATAGGGTGCTGATAGGGATAAACACAGTATCTGAAGGAGAAGAGAAGTTTTTTGAATTTGAGAATGTACTGCTGGCCCTTAACATCAACTATCCGTTTGATCTTTATCTGGCGAATTTGTTTGCGAAATATCTGGATAGCTGA
- the cobS gene encoding adenosylcobinamide-GDP ribazoletransferase translates to MKDLISFFTRIPVNGDIYKARQEIALLPLIGLITAFIPAAILYANIPFKSFLSLLSLYLIIGIIHIDGLADFFDGLATKGGAQRKIRAMKGVEVGTAGVLSIVLIIAVQLQALEAIPFMGVFAAEVNSKMSMLLMLSNRDFMDGMGKFFAEGLSRSRLVLSSIIYMAVIVFLSMIDRVYLLSTLAMITPYIVAGESRKNFGGINGDCVGACAEITRALSLFIIAASAWFLK, encoded by the coding sequence ATGAAGGATCTCATCTCCTTTTTTACGAGGATTCCCGTAAATGGAGATATCTATAAAGCAAGGCAGGAAATTGCCCTACTACCATTAATCGGTCTGATAACAGCATTCATACCCGCTGCAATTCTTTACGCGAATATTCCATTCAAAAGCTTTCTATCCCTGCTCTCTCTGTATTTAATCATCGGCATAATACATATCGATGGTTTAGCCGATTTCTTCGACGGTCTGGCAACCAAGGGAGGTGCTCAGAGAAAGATTAGGGCTATGAAAGGAGTTGAGGTTGGTACTGCTGGAGTGCTTTCCATTGTTTTGATTATTGCCGTGCAGCTCCAAGCTCTTGAAGCGATTCCGTTCATGGGAGTGTTTGCAGCAGAGGTGAACTCGAAGATGTCGATGCTGCTGATGCTCTCAAACAGGGATTTTATGGATGGTATGGGGAAATTTTTCGCAGAGGGTCTGAGCAGAAGTAGACTAGTCCTTTCTTCTATCATATACATGGCAGTGATCGTATTCCTTTCCATGATTGACAGAGTGTATTTGCTATCAACCTTAGCCATGATCACACCGTACATTGTGGCAGGAGAGAGCAGAAAGAACTTTGGAGGAATCAACGGCGATTGCGTCGGAGCCTGCGCTGAGATCACAAGGGCTTTAAGCCTGTTCATCATCGCAGCTTCAGCATGGTTCTTAAAGTGA
- the cbiB gene encoding adenosylcobinamide-phosphate synthase CbiB: protein MAEMLLALLLALAIDLAVGEPPEIIHPTVWFGKIIGFFDRIWERRGKIDFFAGMAFSVFVIAFAFLLSRIPDLLDPLGLILSAYLLKTTFSIRSLEEHVRNTAVEDISLQREMTAKIVSRNVENLERHELCSASIESLAENMVDAVISPLFYYLLFGLPGAMVYRAINTMDAMIGYKDERYHHFGKFVAKLDDMLNFIPARLAVIFFIPFNPKKVWNYYRKARYKINDKAIAMMSAVLGVKLEKKGVYSFEGRDPEVEDILRAIRVYRIVVLEFLIVVALIALKKI from the coding sequence ATGGCTGAAATGCTTCTGGCTCTCCTGCTTGCACTGGCAATAGATCTTGCAGTTGGGGAGCCTCCCGAAATAATCCACCCAACGGTCTGGTTCGGGAAAATAATAGGATTCTTTGACAGAATTTGGGAAAGAAGGGGAAAAATAGATTTTTTTGCGGGAATGGCTTTCTCGGTTTTTGTTATTGCTTTTGCTTTCCTGCTATCCAGAATACCCGATTTGCTCGACCCTTTGGGATTGATTCTGTCAGCATATTTGCTGAAAACAACGTTCTCTATAAGAAGTCTTGAGGAGCATGTGCGAAACACGGCAGTGGAGGATATATCTCTTCAGAGAGAGATGACTGCTAAGATAGTCAGCAGAAATGTTGAAAACCTTGAAAGGCATGAGCTATGCTCGGCATCCATTGAAAGCCTCGCGGAGAATATGGTTGATGCTGTAATCTCTCCTCTGTTTTACTACCTCCTTTTTGGCCTGCCCGGGGCAATGGTGTATAGGGCCATCAACACGATGGATGCGATGATTGGATATAAAGATGAAAGGTACCACCACTTTGGAAAGTTCGTTGCCAAGCTTGATGACATGCTGAACTTCATTCCGGCGAGGCTTGCAGTTATCTTCTTCATTCCGTTCAATCCGAAAAAAGTCTGGAATTACTACAGGAAGGCAAGATACAAGATAAATGACAAGGCTATTGCAATGATGAGTGCGGTTCTTGGGGTTAAACTGGAAAAGAAAGGAGTGTACTCTTTTGAAGGTAGAGATCCTGAAGTAGAGGACATACTGAGGGCTATAAGGGTTTATAGGATCGTGGTTCTCGAGTTTTTAATAGTTGTAGCACTCATAGCACTCAAAAAGATTTAA